From a single Thermothielavioides terrestris NRRL 8126 chromosome 3, complete sequence genomic region:
- a CDS encoding mitochondrial 37S ribosomal protein YmS-T, with product MTNKKPIRLPPLRVLRVRNPNRPEPNRCLTVMSSVLACWASAGYHGRGCTTVEQALRACMDAPAPPKKSPNTVNYHLARFAKRLISQASKNK from the exons ATGACCAACAAGAAGCCGAtccggctgccgccgctgcgcgtGCTGCGCGTGCGCAATCCGAACCGCCCCGAGCCGAACCGCTGCCTGACCGTGATGTCGTCCGTGCTTG CCTGCTGGGCCTCGGCCGGCTACCACGGCAGGGGCTGCACGACGGTCGAGCAGGCCCTGCGCGCGTGCATGGacgccccggcgccgcccaagaAGAGCCCCAACACGGTCAACTACCATCTCGCCCGCTTTGCGAAGAGGTTAATCTCCCAGGCGAGCAAGAACAAATAA